A genomic window from Nicotiana sylvestris chromosome 11, ASM39365v2, whole genome shotgun sequence includes:
- the LOC104244958 gene encoding uncharacterized protein gives MIRHTATPSYWLTWRFSVLGSGLLVAVGISALLIWKFEGSPKWRYQERDNNNKKKKKKRPVGFLYKDEAWSTCHKAISPVWLLSYRLIAFIFLLSMLVMDVVLNSTDIFFFYTQWTFSLVTLYFGLGSSLSIYGCIQHRRKGVAGAKVACIDEEKNDAPTLEKNASLPGISKDLSSNEETDDREVAGRLGYAFQIIFQICAGAVVLTDCVYWLLIYPFLTPNDYRLQFLVVGMHSVNAITLLGDVILNSLRFPFFRFAYFVLWTCTFVAFQWLVHMCVSKWWPYPFLDVSFKYAPLVYLMVGVFHLPCYGLFALVIALKYWLARLFRWVSRKLSGDSK, from the exons ATGATAAGACATACAGCCACTCCAAGTTATTGGTTGACGTGGAGGTTCTCAGTCTTGGGATCGGGGCTCCTTGTAGCTGTAGGTATTTCAGCACTCTTAATATGGAAGTTTGAAGGTTCGCCAAAATGGAGATACCAGGAAagagataataataataagaagaagaagaagaagaggccgGTTGGGTTCTTGTACAAAGACGAAGCTTGGAGTACATGTCACAAAGCAATCAGTCCTGTTTGGCTGCTTTCTTACAGGCTAATtgctttcatttttcttctctcaaTGCTTGTCATGGATGTTGTTCTAAATAGTACAGATATATTCTTTTTCTATACTCA GTGGACATTCTCTTTGGTCACTCTGTATTTTGGG TTAGGGTCTTCACTCTCCATCTATGGATGTATCCAACATCGGCGCAAGGGTGTTGCTGGTGCGAAAGTTGCCTGTATCGATGAAGAGAAAAACGACGCCCCAACTCTTGAGAAGAATGCAAGTTTACCTGGCATATCCAAGGACTTGAGTTCCAATGAGGAAACTGATGATAGAGAAGTTGCAGGACGTTTGGGCTATGCCTTTCAAATAATTTTTCAG ATATGTGCGGGTGCTGTGGTGCTTACAGATTGCGTTTATTGGCTTCTTATCTACCCATTTCTCACGCCCAATGATTACAGGTTACAATTT CTGGTTGTTGGTATGCATTCTGTCAATGCCATTACCCTGCTTGGCGACGTGATTTTGAATTCTCTT CGGTTCCCTTTCTTCAGATTTGCATATTTTGTACTTTGGACATGCACATTTGTCGCGTTCCAGTGGCTCGTTCATATGTGTGTCTCAAAGTG GTGGCCTTATCCCTTCCTGGATGTTTCATTCAAATACGCTCCCTTAGT GTATTTGATGGTTGGTGTGTTTCATCTCCCTTGCTATGGTCTGTTTGCCTTGGTAATAGCATTGAAATATTGGTTAGCAAGATTATTCCGGTGGGTGAGTCGGAAGCTATCTGGAGACAGTAAATGA
- the LOC104244957 gene encoding CRS2-associated factor 2, chloroplastic — MPILAMSLPKPNLFSNLPTAPPPTHNPNSTPLPHPPIPIPKYPPPQKKPHNSQKPPKKTAPAFKTHHHNSNYHKPVKPGQVITSDGDRSVVVKDNGVSYRLPGAPFDFQFSYSETPKAKPVAIREPGFLPFAPPTMPRPWTGKAPMKKSKRNIKLFEPLNPLVENNDGIKRYEMFRAYELMGKFEGRPKEKVLGPPLTKEEIRELLKPCIASNRQVNIGRDGLVHNMLELIHTHWRRDPVCKVRCLGVPTVDMNNLCKCLEEKTGGKIIHRMGGVVYLFRGRNYDHRTRPKYPLMLWKPATPVYPKLIQDAPEGLTKEEADELRIKGKKLPPICKLAKNGVYLTLVRDVRSAFEASPLVKIDCRGMHASDYKKIGAKLKELVPCVLLSFDDEQILMWRGKEWKPMYGYAPAVVSSRIDGVTNEMNSSERPGTAKDRSKAVAKTVSSSPKMMSLWKNAVSSGKALLLEEIDLKPDDLLNKVEEFDNISQATEHTYPALVLSSKHIPEQSGVMWKGSSDDDNDSDDEISDDDYEDKYNINNSVEALESRVPKGFLPVDLIVKEFSDEE, encoded by the exons ATGCCAATTCTAGCCATGTCACTACCAAAACCCAACCTTTTCTCTAATCTTCCCACTGCTCCACCCCCCACCCACAACCCCAACTCAACCCCACTACCTCACCCACCCATCCCTATACCCAAATATCCACCACCCCAAAAGAAACCCCACAATTCTCAAAAACCGCCCAAAAAAACCGCTCCAGCTTTTAAGACTCACCACCACAATTCCAACTACCACAAACCCGTTAAACCGGGTCAAGTCATCACATCCGACGGCGACCGTTCCGTGGTCGTTAAAGATAACGGCGTGTCCTACCGTCTCCCAGGTGCCCCATTTGATTTCCAGTTCAGTTACTCTGAGACTCCAAAAGCTAAACCTGTTGCTATTCGTGAACCGGGTTTTTTGCCTTTTGCTCCTCCTACTATGCCTAGACCGTGGACCGGGAAAGCACCCATGAAGAAATCAAAGAGAAATATTAAGCTTTTTGAGCCGTTGAATCCTCTAGTAGAAAATAATGATGGGATTAAGCGTTATGAAATGTTTAGGGCTTATGAGCTGATGGGAAAGTTTGAAGGGAGGCCAAAGGAAAAGGTGTTGGGTCCCCCATTAACTAAGGAGGAAATCCGTGAGCTATTGAAACCTTGTATAGCTAGTAATCGTCAGGTTAATATTG GTCGGGATGGATTGGTACATAACATGTTAGAGTTAATACATACCCATTGGAGAAGGGATCCGGTTTGTAAAGTTCGATGTTTAGGTGTCCCCACTGTTGATATGAACAACCTATGCAAATGTCTCGAG GAGAAGACTGGTGGAAAGATCATACATAGAATGGGTGGTGTAGTTTATCTCTTTCGGGGCAGGAACTATGACCATCGTACTCGTCCAAAGTACCCACTGATGTTATGGAAACCAGCTACACCAGTTTACCCAAAGCTTATACAGGACGCTCCAGAAGGATTGACCAAAGAAGAAGCTGATGAACTGCGAATCAAGGGAAAAAAGCTACCCCCTATCTGTAAATTGG CTAAAAATGGAGTCTACCTTACATTAGTTAGAGACGTGAGAAGTGCATTTGAAGCTTCTCCACTTGTGAAGATTGATTGCCGGGGGATGCATGCAAGTGATTATAAGAAGATAGGAGCTAAGTTAAAG GAATTAGTCCCGTGTGTGCTATTATCATTTGATGATGAACAGATATTGATGTGGAGAGGGAAAGAGTGGAAACCTATGTACGGTTATGCCCCTGCTGTTGTGTCCTCCAGAATAGATGGTGTCACAAATGAAATGAATTCTTCAGAACGTCCAG GCACGGCCAAAGATCGTTCTAAAGCAGTTGCGAAAACAGTGAGTTCAAGCCCTAAAATGATGTCCCTGTGGAAGAATGCAGTCAGTTCAGGCAAGGCACTATTACTAGAAGAGATTGATCTGAAACCTGATGATCTATTGAACAAGGTGGAGGAATTCGATAACATTTCCCAGGCCACAGAGCACACATATCCTGCTTTGGTTTTGTCCAGTAAACATATACCTGAACAGTCAGGAGTGATGTGGAAAGGTAGTTCTGATGACGACAATGACAGCGACGATGAGATAAGTGATGATGATTATGAGGATAAATATAACATTAACAACTCAGTTGAAGCATTAGAGTCAAGAGTTCCTAAAGGATTTTTACCAGTTGATTTAATAGTAAAGGAGTTTAGTGATGAGGAGTAA
- the LOC104244959 gene encoding uncharacterized protein, with amino-acid sequence MDKEKVEQLKSQMQQWLHEVEEFIHQTPPVQLYTALGVVLFTLIFLFIIRLFKRTASNTIVLTGLSGSGKTYLFYQLRDGSAHQGTVTSMEPNEGSFILNSEKDKKGKVKPIHVVDVPGHSRLRPKLDEFLPQAAGVVFVVDSVEFLPNCRAASEYLYEILTKASVVKKKVPVLLLCNKVDKVTAHTTEFIRKQLEKEIDKLRTSRTAVSDADIANEFTLGVPGEAFAFSQCHNRVIVAEASGLTGEISQLEKFIRENVKP; translated from the exons ATGGATAAGGAGAAAGTGGAACAATTGAAAAGTCAAATGCAGCAATGGTTACATGAAGTTGAAGAATTCATCCATCAAACACCTCCTGTTCAACTTTATACTGCACTTGGAGTTGTTTTATTCACCCTCATTTTCTTGTTTATCA TTCGCCTTTTCAAGCGTACAGCATCTAACACCATTGTACTCACTGGGCTTAGTGGAAGCGGCAAAACTTATCTTTTTTACCAG CTTAGAGATGGTTCAGCCCATCAGGGTACAGTGACGTCAATGGAACCAAATGAAGGCAGTTTTATTCTAAActccgaaaaagacaag AAAGGGAAAGTTAAGCCTATTCACGTTGTTGATGTCCCAGGGCACTCTCGCCTTCGGCCGAAGCTGGATGAATTCTTGCCTCAAGCAGCCGGCGTTGTGTTTGTGGTGGATTCTGTGGAATTTTTACCAAACTGCCGTGCTGCTTCAGA GTACTTATATGAGATCTTAACAAAGGCAAGTGTAGTCAAGAAAAAAGTTCCAGTGCTCCTCCTTTGCAACAAGGTTGACAAAGTAACTGCCCATACAACGGAGTTCATCAGGAAACAGCTGGAGAAAGAAAT CGACAAGCTTCGTACATCAAGGACTGCAGTATCTGATGCAGATATCGCTAATGAATTTACGCTTGGTGTACCTGGAGAAGCATTTGCTTTTTCGCAGTGCCATAACAGAGTAATTGTTGCTGAAGCTTCTGGTTTGACCGGAGAAATTTCTCAGTTGGAGAAGTTCATCAGAGAGAATGTGAAACCTTGA